Proteins encoded within one genomic window of Pararhizobium capsulatum DSM 1112:
- a CDS encoding polysaccharide deacetylase family protein — translation MSNQVFAPLQQALDHWAASGRVAPFWLRDDDAIKPTEALDRFLGLTGRYPIPATLAVIPAGTGPQLAERLASEEYISIAVHGWSHTNHAGLQEKKQELGAHRPADVVLDELSQGYRLLADLHGQRFVPLLVPPWNRIDSALVPRLPELGFRALSVYGREKQAAIPLVNTHVDVMDWHGTRGGRDAGALVGEIVARLTTMFDTGSAMGLLTHHLVHDEAVWSFMQALFEATSDHPGCRWVAVAELLAPAP, via the coding sequence ATGTCGAACCAGGTTTTTGCCCCCTTGCAGCAGGCGCTTGATCATTGGGCAGCTTCCGGGCGGGTTGCTCCGTTCTGGCTGCGGGACGACGATGCCATCAAGCCGACGGAAGCGCTCGATCGTTTCCTTGGCTTGACCGGCCGCTACCCTATCCCAGCCACGCTTGCTGTCATTCCCGCAGGCACGGGGCCGCAGCTCGCGGAACGTCTGGCGTCTGAAGAGTATATATCAATTGCCGTCCACGGCTGGTCGCATACCAACCATGCAGGGCTACAGGAGAAGAAGCAGGAACTGGGTGCTCACCGTCCGGCAGACGTCGTGCTCGACGAGCTTTCTCAGGGGTACAGACTGCTGGCGGACCTGCATGGCCAACGCTTCGTGCCGCTTCTCGTGCCACCATGGAACCGGATTGATTCGGCACTGGTTCCGCGGCTGCCGGAACTCGGCTTTCGCGCGCTTTCAGTCTATGGGCGCGAAAAGCAGGCGGCGATACCTCTGGTCAACACTCATGTGGACGTGATGGATTGGCACGGTACACGTGGCGGCCGCGATGCCGGAGCGCTGGTTGGCGAAATCGTAGCGCGGCTTACAACGATGTTCGACACTGGCAGTGCGATGGGGCTGCTGACGCACCACCTTGTTCACGATGAAGCGGTCTGGTCGTTCATGCAGGCGCTGTTTGAGGCAACGTCAGATCATCCGGGCTGCCGCTGGGTTGCCGTTGCCGAGCTGCTGGCGCCTGCGCCTTGA
- a CDS encoding MBL fold metallo-hydrolase, which yields MNENVFRVRFWGVRGSLPVSGAEFQQYGGNTICIEMQVGQHHLLFDAGSGLMPAGQVLRNEGVNDFNLFFSHCHYDHIIGLPYFSALFDPHATVTLWSGHMAGRMSTRQIIGEFMRPPWFPVEPDICRASLNARDFRAGDVLAPYPEVSIKTGKLFHPGGAIGYRVEWGGRSVAFITDTEHHPGTLDPVVLELIENSDLFIYDCTYSDDEMARHIGYGHSSWQQAIRLAKAANAKRVAFIHHSPLRTDSALNAIDIAGKAQFAGAFVARDGQIIDV from the coding sequence GTGAACGAAAACGTGTTTCGGGTACGGTTTTGGGGTGTGCGAGGCAGCCTTCCCGTATCGGGTGCTGAATTCCAGCAATATGGCGGCAACACGATCTGCATTGAAATGCAGGTGGGGCAGCATCATCTGCTTTTCGATGCCGGCTCAGGATTGATGCCGGCCGGTCAGGTGCTGCGCAATGAAGGCGTCAACGACTTCAACCTGTTCTTCAGCCATTGCCACTACGACCACATCATCGGCCTGCCCTATTTTTCAGCCCTCTTCGATCCGCATGCGACCGTCACCCTTTGGTCCGGGCACATGGCTGGCCGCATGTCGACGCGCCAGATCATCGGCGAGTTCATGCGCCCGCCGTGGTTTCCGGTCGAGCCGGATATCTGTCGCGCTTCGCTCAATGCCCGCGATTTCCGCGCCGGCGATGTCCTGGCCCCCTACCCGGAGGTCTCGATCAAGACTGGCAAGCTGTTCCACCCCGGGGGCGCCATCGGGTATCGGGTCGAATGGGGCGGCCGTTCGGTTGCCTTCATTACTGACACCGAGCATCATCCAGGCACCCTCGATCCTGTCGTTCTCGAACTGATCGAAAATTCGGATCTTTTCATCTACGATTGCACCTATTCCGACGACGAAATGGCCCGTCATATCGGCTATGGCCATTCCTCCTGGCAGCAGGCTATCCGGCTCGCCAAGGCCGCAAATGCCAAGCGCGTCGCCTTCATCCACCATTCACCGCTACGCACGGACAGCGCCCTGAACGCCATCGATATAGCCGGCAAGGCGCAGTTTGCGGGCGCGTTTGTCGCCCGCGACGGCCAGATCATCGACGTCTGA
- a CDS encoding metallophosphoesterase family protein, with translation MPLSRNLPVPRLAIVADAHFHDLYGDYGVGGISEDDGRQMSVRLLADTVKSTRVFNESYAALHRTLEDIAAAGIHDVVLLGDYSDDGQVETVRSVRLLLEDFEARLGLRFHATVGNHDIFAADGRHRTKRFLNADGGYTLATSDASLSDPAAAVIAVSEAMYCRGYPDGLSEMAAFGFFPRGDERHWETPFGMEAAAEQRLYEVRSADGKIVRRLMDASYLVEPMDGVWLLMIDVNVFAPMDGILPGEPGDFADSTSAGWNGMLQHKTFVFDWLADVSRRAEEQGKCLLAFSHYPALDPLDGTRNDEVALLGETGMTGRIPAPAVAEALMEAGISVHFSGHLHVNDTARAERDDGRFLINVAVPALVAFPSGYKVLSVFDDRLEIETRQIGDIPVDKTISRCYDREIATTGLHVEGLKAVQTYGEFLSAHLGHLVGRRHLKREWPKPLADMLRAASLCDLVILSQIAEPIALRDARTATERFESDLQSEIKALVLACRSLTAMDFLRDWYRLRMASELALPWIDPARMSVYQNVGALYRGGQWEKHSAQAKIARLFSMFDRYRSGLPSDNFAMDRASGAIIDRKS, from the coding sequence ATGCCGCTTTCGCGCAATCTGCCCGTTCCACGTCTCGCCATCGTAGCAGACGCTCATTTCCACGATCTTTACGGCGATTACGGGGTCGGTGGAATTTCCGAGGATGATGGGCGGCAAATGAGCGTGCGGCTCCTTGCTGATACGGTGAAATCGACCCGTGTCTTCAACGAGAGCTATGCGGCGCTGCATCGAACGCTGGAAGATATCGCAGCGGCAGGCATTCACGATGTCGTGCTTCTGGGCGACTATTCAGACGACGGACAGGTCGAGACCGTCCGTAGCGTTCGCCTGCTGCTCGAGGATTTCGAGGCGCGCCTTGGTTTGCGCTTCCATGCGACCGTCGGCAATCATGATATCTTTGCGGCTGATGGGCGACATCGGACGAAGCGGTTTCTGAATGCTGATGGTGGCTACACTCTTGCGACCAGTGATGCCTCTCTTAGCGACCCTGCAGCTGCCGTCATCGCGGTGAGCGAGGCGATGTATTGCCGTGGTTATCCGGATGGATTGTCCGAGATGGCTGCCTTTGGCTTCTTTCCGCGCGGCGACGAGCGTCATTGGGAAACGCCGTTCGGAATGGAAGCAGCAGCGGAGCAGCGCCTTTACGAGGTTCGTTCGGCTGACGGTAAAATCGTCCGGCGGTTGATGGATGCCTCCTATCTGGTCGAACCGATGGACGGTGTCTGGCTGCTGATGATCGATGTCAATGTGTTTGCTCCCATGGATGGCATCTTGCCCGGCGAGCCAGGTGATTTTGCCGACAGCACAAGTGCGGGCTGGAACGGCATGCTCCAGCACAAGACCTTCGTGTTCGACTGGCTGGCAGACGTTTCCCGGCGCGCTGAGGAGCAGGGAAAATGTCTTCTGGCGTTTTCGCATTATCCGGCACTCGATCCCCTGGACGGAACCCGGAATGACGAGGTTGCGCTTCTTGGCGAGACCGGCATGACCGGCCGTATTCCCGCGCCTGCTGTTGCAGAGGCACTGATGGAGGCGGGGATTTCCGTGCACTTCAGCGGCCACCTGCATGTGAACGACACGGCCCGTGCTGAGCGTGACGATGGCCGTTTCCTCATCAATGTCGCCGTCCCAGCGCTTGTGGCGTTTCCCTCCGGCTACAAGGTCTTGAGCGTTTTCGACGATCGGCTGGAAATCGAGACCCGCCAGATCGGGGATATCCCCGTCGATAAGACCATCTCCCGCTGCTATGACAGGGAGATTGCCACTACGGGGCTGCATGTCGAGGGTCTGAAGGCCGTTCAAACCTATGGCGAATTCCTCTCCGCGCATCTGGGGCATCTCGTCGGCCGCCGTCATCTGAAACGCGAATGGCCGAAACCGCTTGCCGACATGCTGCGTGCGGCCAGCCTCTGTGATCTCGTCATTCTTTCGCAGATCGCTGAACCCATTGCCTTGCGGGACGCAAGAACCGCAACTGAGCGGTTTGAAAGCGATTTGCAGTCGGAGATCAAGGCGCTTGTCCTCGCATGCCGATCCCTGACTGCGATGGATTTTCTGCGCGACTGGTATCGGTTGAGAATGGCAAGCGAACTGGCGTTGCCCTGGATCGATCCCGCGAGGATGAGCGTCTATCAGAACGTCGGTGCGTTATACCGCGGTGGTCAATGGGAGAAACACTCGGCCCAGGCGAAGATAGCTCGTCTTTTTTCAATGTTCGATCGCTACAGGTCGGGTTTGCCTTCCGACAACTTCGCCATGGACCGCGCCAGCGGCGCGATCATCGATCGAAAATCATAG
- a CDS encoding glycosyltransferase family 4 protein has translation MKIAFYSPLKSPHHPVPSGDRLMGRQLMAALDRAGHEVSVASKLRTFSKEPRDLDGDTDVAFEIERLKASWEQHGKPDAWFTYHPYYKAPDLLGPRLSAEAGIAYVTAEASYSPRRDKGGWASSQARLIEGLQQAAVNICMTERDRIGLAAVAPTARFVRLAPFIDASSFLAEVPKPEPNRLVCVAMMRPGDKLDSFRLLAAALSRLDHLPWRLSVVGDGVAAAEVKAAFAGFAADRVEWLGERQPAEIATILPRAALYVWPGCGEAYGLAYLEAQAAGLPVVAQETAGVPEVVEDGRTGWLAPAGDIEAYAAAIAGLLEDGEKRQAMAAAARNFAGEERSIVRASQTLAQIFQIYVEPLR, from the coding sequence ATGAAGATCGCCTTTTACTCCCCCCTCAAATCGCCTCATCATCCCGTGCCGTCAGGTGACCGGCTGATGGGTCGCCAGTTGATGGCGGCGTTGGATAGGGCGGGGCATGAGGTGAGTGTCGCGTCCAAACTGAGAACTTTTTCAAAGGAACCGCGCGATCTTGACGGTGATACCGATGTCGCGTTTGAAATCGAGCGACTGAAGGCGTCATGGGAACAGCACGGCAAACCCGATGCCTGGTTTACCTACCATCCCTACTACAAGGCGCCCGATCTCCTCGGACCCCGCCTGTCGGCGGAGGCGGGAATTGCCTATGTCACTGCAGAGGCGTCCTATTCGCCGCGGCGCGATAAGGGTGGATGGGCGTCGTCGCAGGCGCGGCTGATCGAAGGTCTGCAGCAGGCCGCCGTCAATATCTGCATGACCGAGCGCGATCGAATTGGGCTCGCGGCTGTCGCACCGACGGCGCGTTTCGTGAGACTGGCTCCCTTCATTGATGCTTCTTCTTTTCTGGCAGAGGTGCCGAAACCGGAGCCAAATCGACTCGTTTGCGTGGCGATGATGCGCCCCGGCGACAAGCTCGACAGCTTCCGCCTGCTGGCTGCAGCCCTCTCGCGGCTGGATCATCTGCCCTGGCGTCTCTCGGTCGTGGGGGACGGCGTGGCGGCAGCGGAGGTCAAGGCAGCTTTTGCCGGGTTTGCCGCCGATCGTGTCGAGTGGCTGGGGGAGCGGCAACCTGCCGAGATCGCGACTATCCTGCCACGCGCCGCACTCTATGTTTGGCCGGGCTGCGGCGAAGCCTATGGCCTTGCCTATCTGGAAGCACAGGCCGCAGGCCTTCCGGTTGTCGCGCAGGAAACCGCCGGTGTACCGGAAGTCGTGGAAGATGGCCGAACCGGCTGGCTGGCGCCAGCCGGCGATATAGAGGCCTACGCGGCGGCGATTGCCGGATTGCTTGAAGATGGCGAGAAGAGGCAGGCAATGGCGGCTGCGGCGCGTAATTTTGCCGGTGAGGAGCGTTCGATTGTTCGAGCCTCACAAACGCTGGCTCAAATCTTCCAGATCTATGTGGAGCCTTTGCGCTGA